From the genome of Sphingomonas sp. HMP6, one region includes:
- a CDS encoding VOC family protein, with amino-acid sequence MTKRIFISLPVADVPAATAFYEAIGCTRNPAFSNEAAASMAWSDAITFNLIGHDLYRTLTAKPPADAKTTGGPLFALALESREAVDAFAAAAITAGGRELHGAEDEGFMYSRGVEDSDGHGFGPIWMDPNAYDAMPAAAEPVPAA; translated from the coding sequence GTGACAAAGAGGATCTTCATCAGCCTGCCCGTCGCCGACGTCCCCGCCGCGACCGCCTTCTACGAAGCGATCGGCTGCACGCGTAACCCCGCCTTCTCCAACGAGGCCGCGGCGTCGATGGCCTGGTCCGACGCGATCACCTTCAATCTGATCGGCCACGATCTCTATCGCACCCTCACCGCGAAGCCCCCCGCCGATGCGAAGACGACAGGCGGACCGCTGTTCGCGCTGGCGCTGGAGTCGCGCGAAGCGGTTGACGCCTTCGCCGCCGCAGCAATCACCGCTGGCGGACGCGAATTGCACGGCGCGGAGGACGAAGGCTTTATGTATTCGCGCGGGGTCGAGGATTCCGACGGGCACGGTTTCGGCCCGATCTGGATGGACCCGAATGCGTACGACGCGATGCCAGCCGCCGCGGAGCCGGTGCCCGCCGCCTGA
- a CDS encoding winged helix-turn-helix transcriptional regulator, with product MTERSDATTKRWYDDACGTALAMELVGERWSLLIVRELMFGPRRFGELRGGLTGISANVLTQRLEGMERVGILARRKLPPPASVQVYELTALGYSAEVAIQELGRWAAQSPLHDATLPFSAASAMLSFRTMIDRSRSGAFGATVGFRFGNEVFFAVVDAGGIAIRRGDPAEAAVMFETDPATLASVVYGGRPIADAEAAGTLRLAGDRALAERFVTLFPLPAKLGS from the coding sequence GTGACTGAACGTTCCGACGCCACGACCAAGCGCTGGTATGACGATGCCTGTGGCACCGCGCTGGCGATGGAATTGGTGGGGGAGCGCTGGTCGTTGCTGATCGTGCGCGAATTGATGTTCGGGCCGCGCCGGTTCGGCGAATTGCGCGGCGGGCTGACCGGGATCAGCGCGAATGTGCTGACGCAGCGGCTGGAGGGTATGGAACGGGTCGGCATTCTCGCGCGGCGCAAGCTGCCGCCGCCTGCCTCCGTGCAAGTCTATGAACTGACCGCGCTGGGCTATTCCGCCGAAGTTGCGATCCAGGAGTTGGGACGCTGGGCGGCGCAATCGCCCCTGCATGATGCGACGCTGCCATTCAGTGCCGCATCAGCAATGCTGTCGTTCCGCACGATGATTGACCGCAGCCGCAGTGGCGCGTTCGGCGCGACTGTCGGATTCCGCTTCGGCAATGAAGTGTTCTTCGCAGTGGTGGACGCAGGCGGCATCGCGATTCGGCGGGGCGATCCGGCGGAGGCGGCGGTGATGTTCGAGACCGACCCGGCGACGCTCGCTTCGGTCGTTTATGGCGGTCGCCCGATCGCCGACGCCGAGGCTGCGGGAACGCTACGGCTTGCGGGCGACCGCGCGCTCGCCGAACGCTTCGTCACGCTATTCCCGCTTCCGGCGAAGCTGGGTTCTTGA
- the cobS gene encoding cobaltochelatase subunit CobS, with protein sequence MTNIPNTQPDSRETTILDAPDQMKKVRDLFGIDSDMEVPAFSVADERVPDLDPAYVFDGDTTLAICAGFAHNRRVMVQGYHGTGKSTHIEQIAARLNWPCIRINLDAHISRIDLVGRDAIVLKDGQQVTEFREGLLPWALQTPTALVFDEYDAGRPDVMFVIQRVLETEGKLTLLDQNRVIRPNPFFRLFATANTVGLGDTSGLYHGTQQINQGQMDRWNIVVTLNYLPAKVEAQIVLAKSGEYDKPEGKAQVDNMVRVADLTRRGFINGDISTVMSPRTVITWAQNTLIFGDVGFAFRLSFLNKCDETERALVAEYYQRVFGKDLPESVVGAGKSVA encoded by the coding sequence ATGACGAACATTCCGAACACCCAGCCCGACAGCCGCGAGACGACGATCCTCGACGCGCCCGACCAGATGAAGAAGGTCCGCGACCTGTTCGGGATCGATTCGGACATGGAAGTACCGGCCTTCTCGGTCGCCGACGAACGCGTACCCGATCTCGACCCGGCCTATGTGTTCGACGGCGACACCACGCTCGCGATCTGCGCGGGCTTTGCACACAACCGCCGCGTGATGGTGCAGGGCTATCACGGCACCGGCAAATCGACGCATATCGAGCAGATCGCCGCGCGCCTCAACTGGCCGTGCATCCGCATCAACCTCGACGCGCATATCAGCCGGATCGATCTGGTCGGGCGCGATGCGATCGTGCTCAAAGACGGTCAGCAAGTCACCGAATTCCGCGAGGGGCTGCTGCCGTGGGCGTTGCAGACGCCGACTGCGTTGGTGTTCGACGAATATGACGCCGGCCGCCCCGACGTGATGTTCGTGATCCAGCGCGTGCTCGAGACCGAGGGCAAATTGACGCTGCTCGACCAGAACCGCGTGATCCGCCCGAACCCGTTCTTCCGCCTGTTCGCCACTGCCAATACGGTCGGCCTGGGCGATACCAGCGGCCTGTATCATGGCACGCAGCAGATCAATCAGGGCCAGATGGACCGCTGGAACATCGTCGTGACCTTGAATTATCTGCCCGCCAAGGTCGAGGCGCAGATCGTGCTCGCCAAATCGGGCGAATATGACAAGCCCGAGGGCAAGGCGCAGGTCGACAACATGGTGCGCGTGGCCGACCTCACGCGGCGTGGCTTCATCAACGGCGACATCTCGACCGTGATGAGCCCGCGCACGGTCATCACCTGGGCGCAGAACACGCTGATCTTCGGCGACGTCGGCTTTGCGTTCCGCTTGAGCTTCCTCAACAAATGCGATGAGACCGAGCGCGCCTTGGTTGCGGAATATTACCAGCGCGTGTTCGGCAAGGATCTGCCCGAGAGCGTGGTCGGCGCCGGCAAGTCGGTGGCATGA
- the mce gene encoding methylmalonyl-CoA epimerase produces MNPAPPVLGRVNHVGVATPSIERSIAMYRDLLGATVIGAPFDLPAQGVKVCFIDTPNTQIELIEPYDESSPIAGFLRKNPAGGQHHVCFEVPDITVAVADLKAKGATVLGEPRIGAHGTPIIFVHPKDMGGVLVELMETPDH; encoded by the coding sequence ATGAACCCCGCGCCCCCCGTACTCGGTCGAGTGAACCATGTCGGCGTGGCCACGCCCTCGATCGAACGCTCGATCGCGATGTACCGCGATCTGCTGGGCGCCACCGTCATCGGCGCGCCGTTCGATTTGCCTGCGCAGGGCGTGAAAGTGTGTTTCATCGACACGCCCAACACGCAGATCGAACTGATCGAGCCGTATGACGAAAGCTCGCCGATCGCGGGTTTTCTGCGCAAGAATCCGGCGGGTGGGCAGCATCACGTTTGTTTCGAAGTGCCCGATATCACGGTGGCCGTCGCCGATCTGAAGGCCAAGGGCGCGACCGTATTGGGCGAACCGCGCATCGGCGCGCACGGTACGCCGATCATATTCGTCCATCCCAAAGATATGGGCGGCGTGCTGGTCGAGCTGATGGAAACGCCGGACCACTAG
- a CDS encoding type II toxin-antitoxin system RelE/ParE family toxin, which translates to MFLAERDIALADGVTREIQLRCDRLVEFPRIAPTVTRDIRQWSMPNIGYVVTYTIDGDQIRIRRVHHAQEDRERA; encoded by the coding sequence TTGTTTCTGGCCGAACGCGACATCGCTCTGGCTGACGGCGTCACGAGAGAAATTCAATTGCGCTGTGATCGCCTGGTGGAATTCCCGCGCATTGCGCCCACTGTGACCCGCGACATCCGGCAATGGTCTATGCCAAATATCGGCTATGTCGTGACCTATACGATCGATGGCGATCAGATCCGCATCAGGCGCGTCCACCATGCGCAAGAAGACAGGGAGAGAGCATGA
- a CDS encoding enoyl-CoA hydratase-related protein: protein MTYEMILSERRGDVLVVTLNRPERLNAAPPQAFEEIAHAIANLDGARAVLFAGSGRAFCSGADVGGGALGSDDPGNSTFKALTQSYNPTMAAIADLGVPVVSAVRGPAAGIGCSLALAADFCVASETAYFLQAFVNIGLVPDGGASWMLPRLIGRARASEMMLLGEKVPAAKALDWGMIHKVVADDALDAEAFALAERLAAGPTVAMGLIRRQVRTAYENDYSSAMLQEAENQRAARGTADSMEGGIAFLQKRKAAFRGA from the coding sequence ATGACCTACGAAATGATTCTGAGCGAACGGCGCGGCGACGTGCTGGTGGTGACGCTCAACCGGCCCGAGCGGCTCAATGCGGCACCCCCGCAGGCGTTCGAGGAAATCGCCCATGCCATCGCCAATCTTGACGGTGCGCGCGCCGTGTTGTTCGCGGGGTCGGGCCGGGCCTTTTGTTCGGGCGCGGATGTCGGCGGCGGCGCGCTGGGGAGCGATGATCCGGGCAACAGCACGTTCAAGGCGCTGACGCAGAGCTATAACCCGACGATGGCGGCGATCGCCGATCTCGGCGTGCCGGTGGTGAGCGCGGTGCGCGGGCCGGCCGCGGGGATCGGGTGCAGCCTCGCGCTCGCCGCCGACTTCTGCGTGGCGAGCGAAACGGCGTATTTCCTTCAGGCGTTCGTCAACATCGGCCTCGTCCCCGATGGTGGCGCAAGCTGGATGCTGCCGCGACTGATCGGCCGCGCACGCGCGAGCGAGATGATGCTGCTGGGCGAGAAGGTCCCGGCGGCGAAGGCGCTCGATTGGGGGATGATCCACAAGGTCGTGGCCGACGACGCGCTCGACGCCGAGGCATTCGCGCTGGCCGAGCGGCTGGCGGCGGGGCCGACCGTGGCGATGGGCCTGATCCGGCGGCAGGTCCGCACCGCGTATGAGAACGATTACAGCTCGGCGATGCTGCAAGAGGCGGAGAACCAACGCGCGGCGCGCGGCACGGCGGATTCGATGGAGGGCGGGATCGCGTTCCTGCAGAAGCGCAAGGCGGCGTTCCGGGGGGCGTAA
- the scpA gene encoding methylmalonyl-CoA mutase — translation MAENKPTLEDWQALAAKEVKGRDLTWATPEGINVKPLYTAADVEGIDPGLPGFAPFTRGVRASMYAGRPWTIRQYAGFSTAEASNAFYRRNLAAGQKGLSVAFDLATHRGYDSDHPRVTGDVGKAGVAIDTIDDMKILFDGIPLDKMSVSMTMNGAVIPILAFFIVAGEEQGVPQHLLDGTIQNDILKEFMVRNTYIYPPEPSMRIIADIIAYTSANMPKFNSISISGYHMQEAGATQLQELAFTIADGREYAKAAMASGLDLDAFAGRLSFFFAIGMNFFMEIAKLRAARKLWHRVMTDLGAKDERSKMLRTHCQTSGVSLTEQDPYNNVIRTTVEAMAAMLGGTQSLHTNALDEAIALPTDFSARIARNTQIVLQEETGMTRVVDPLGGSYYIEALTEELVDKAWEIIERVEADGGMAKAVANGWPKAMIEEAAAAQAARVDKGEQVIVGVNKYKLAEQDAIDILDVDNVAVRESQIARIARSKAGRDEAKCVAALDALREGARQSPSARPEPVGGHRAEGDTADGATGLRQAQPEPNFGHNLLALAVECARQRATLGEISSAMEDVFGRYDTVPTPVSGIYGGAHEFDAAWQGLKEGVVSLETRNGRKPRMLVAKMGQDGHDRGANLVSSAFGDLGFEVVPGPLFQTPSEAAALAIARDVDVVGASSLAAGHKTLIPELIGHLREAGRSDIKVIAGGVIPAQDYQYLRDAGVQGIFGPGTNLVEAAGEVLRLLGHNMPPVEEAAE, via the coding sequence GTGGCTGAGAACAAACCAACCCTCGAAGACTGGCAAGCGCTCGCCGCGAAAGAGGTGAAGGGCCGCGACCTGACTTGGGCGACCCCCGAGGGGATCAACGTGAAGCCGCTCTACACTGCGGCCGATGTCGAGGGGATCGATCCCGGCCTGCCCGGTTTCGCGCCGTTCACGCGCGGGGTGCGGGCGTCGATGTATGCGGGGCGGCCGTGGACGATCCGGCAATATGCGGGTTTCTCGACCGCCGAGGCCTCGAACGCTTTCTACCGCCGCAATCTGGCGGCGGGGCAGAAGGGACTATCGGTCGCGTTCGATCTGGCGACGCACCGCGGCTATGACAGCGACCATCCGCGCGTGACCGGCGATGTCGGCAAGGCGGGCGTCGCGATCGACACGATCGACGACATGAAGATCCTGTTCGACGGCATTCCGCTCGACAAGATGTCGGTCAGCATGACGATGAACGGCGCGGTGATCCCGATCCTCGCTTTCTTCATCGTCGCGGGCGAGGAGCAGGGCGTGCCGCAACACCTGCTCGACGGGACCATCCAGAACGACATCCTCAAGGAGTTCATGGTCCGCAACACGTATATCTATCCGCCCGAGCCGAGCATGCGGATCATCGCGGACATCATCGCCTACACCTCGGCCAATATGCCGAAGTTCAACAGCATCTCGATTTCCGGCTATCACATGCAGGAGGCCGGTGCGACGCAGCTGCAGGAGCTGGCGTTCACGATCGCCGACGGGCGCGAGTACGCCAAGGCGGCGATGGCGAGCGGGCTCGATCTCGATGCGTTTGCCGGGCGGCTATCCTTCTTCTTCGCGATCGGCATGAATTTCTTCATGGAAATCGCCAAGCTGCGGGCGGCACGCAAATTGTGGCACCGCGTGATGACCGATCTTGGCGCGAAGGACGAGCGCAGCAAGATGCTGCGCACGCATTGCCAGACGTCGGGCGTGTCGCTGACCGAGCAGGACCCGTATAACAATGTGATCCGCACCACCGTGGAGGCGATGGCGGCGATGCTGGGGGGCACGCAGAGCCTCCACACCAATGCGCTCGACGAAGCGATCGCGCTGCCGACCGACTTTTCGGCACGGATCGCGCGCAACACGCAGATCGTGCTGCAGGAAGAGACGGGGATGACCAGGGTCGTCGATCCCCTGGGTGGATCCTATTACATCGAGGCGCTGACCGAGGAACTGGTCGACAAGGCGTGGGAGATCATCGAGCGGGTCGAGGCCGATGGCGGCATGGCCAAGGCGGTCGCCAATGGCTGGCCCAAGGCGATGATCGAGGAAGCCGCCGCCGCGCAGGCCGCGCGCGTCGACAAGGGCGAGCAGGTCATCGTCGGCGTCAACAAATACAAGCTTGCCGAGCAGGATGCGATCGACATTCTCGATGTGGATAACGTGGCGGTGCGCGAATCGCAGATCGCGCGGATCGCGCGATCGAAGGCTGGGCGCGATGAGGCGAAATGCGTCGCAGCGCTCGATGCGTTGCGGGAGGGCGCTCGCCAGTCGCCATCCGCTCGCCCTGAGCCTGTCGGAGGGCACCGCGCCGAAGGCGATACCGCGGATGGGGCAACGGGGCTTCGACAAGCTCAGCCCGAACCGAATTTTGGACACAACCTCCTCGCGCTCGCGGTGGAGTGCGCGCGGCAACGCGCCACGCTTGGCGAAATCTCCAGCGCGATGGAGGATGTGTTCGGGCGCTACGACACCGTGCCGACGCCAGTATCGGGCATTTACGGCGGCGCGCATGAATTCGACGCCGCGTGGCAGGGGCTGAAGGAAGGCGTCGTCTCGTTGGAAACGCGCAACGGTCGCAAGCCCCGGATGCTCGTCGCCAAAATGGGGCAGGATGGCCATGATCGCGGCGCGAATCTCGTATCCTCGGCGTTCGGCGATCTTGGATTCGAGGTCGTGCCGGGGCCGCTGTTTCAGACGCCGTCGGAAGCCGCCGCACTGGCGATCGCGCGCGATGTCGACGTGGTCGGCGCCTCCAGCCTAGCGGCGGGACACAAGACGCTGATACCCGAGCTGATCGGCCACCTGCGCGAGGCCGGGCGGAGCGACATCAAGGTGATCGCGGGCGGCGTCATCCCCGCGCAGGATTACCAATATCTCCGCGATGCGGGCGTGCAGGGGATTTTCGGACCCGGCACCAATCTGGTCGAGGCAGCGGGCGAGGTGCTGCGCTTGCTCGGGCACAACATGCCGCCGGTCGAGGAAGCGGCCGAATGA
- the bioB gene encoding biotin synthase BioB has protein sequence MSVRTDWTREDIAALFDLPFDDLMFEAQSVHRAHHTPGEVQLCTLLSIKTGGCPEDCGYCSQSKSADSGVKATKLMDARAVLQMAAQAKDSGSQRFCMGAAWRNPKDKDMPAIVEMVKGVRQMGMETCMTLGMLTPAQAAMLADAGLDYYNHNIDTSPERYDSVITTRTFADRLETLEHVREAGINVCCGGIVGMGETREDRVGFVHALATLPRHPESVPVNALVPVKGTVLGDMLADTPLAKIDDIEFVRTVAVARITMPLSMVRLSAGRESMSEATQALCFMAGANSIFTGDKLLTAGNRGDSADAAMFERLGLRPMTGAEPMRVAAA, from the coding sequence ATGAGCGTGCGTACCGACTGGACTCGTGAAGACATCGCGGCGTTGTTCGATTTGCCCTTCGACGATCTGATGTTCGAAGCGCAGAGCGTCCACCGCGCGCATCACACGCCGGGTGAGGTGCAGCTTTGCACTTTGCTGTCGATCAAGACCGGCGGGTGCCCGGAGGATTGCGGTTACTGCTCGCAATCGAAGAGCGCCGACAGCGGGGTCAAGGCGACCAAGCTGATGGACGCGCGCGCCGTGCTGCAAATGGCGGCGCAGGCAAAGGACTCAGGGTCGCAGCGCTTCTGCATGGGTGCTGCCTGGCGCAACCCCAAGGACAAGGACATGCCCGCCATCGTCGAGATGGTGAAGGGTGTGCGGCAGATGGGCATGGAAACCTGCATGACGCTCGGCATGTTGACGCCCGCCCAAGCGGCGATGCTGGCCGATGCGGGGCTCGATTATTACAACCATAACATCGACACGTCGCCCGAACGCTATGACAGCGTCATCACGACGCGAACCTTTGCCGACCGGCTGGAGACGCTGGAGCATGTCCGCGAGGCTGGGATTAACGTGTGCTGCGGCGGGATCGTCGGGATGGGCGAGACGCGCGAGGATCGCGTCGGCTTCGTCCATGCGCTGGCGACCTTGCCGCGCCATCCCGAAAGCGTGCCGGTCAATGCGCTGGTGCCGGTGAAGGGCACGGTGCTCGGCGACATGCTGGCGGATACGCCGCTCGCCAAGATCGACGATATCGAATTCGTCCGCACGGTGGCGGTCGCGCGGATCACGATGCCCCTGAGCATGGTGCGGTTGAGCGCGGGGCGTGAGAGCATGTCCGAGGCGACGCAGGCCTTGTGCTTCATGGCGGGGGCGAATTCGATCTTCACGGGGGATAAATTGCTGACGGCGGGCAACCGGGGGGATTCGGCGGATGCGGCGATGTTCGAACGGCTGGGCCTGCGGCCGATGACCGGGGCGGAGCCGATGCGGGTCGCGGCCGCGTGA